In Candidatus Binatia bacterium, the following proteins share a genomic window:
- a CDS encoding CoA transferase, whose protein sequence is MMPLEGIRVLDLSRYAPGPYCTMLMADLGADVIVVEEPPAAARRVDAAMGVSDRHKAFLAMYRNKRSVALDLKNEAMREAFFRLVDRADVVVEGFRPGVTARLGVDYETVSRRNPRVVYCSISGYGQTGPHAGLVGHDLNFISLAGVLGMIGWPGQPPAIPVNIIGDFAAGGLFPAFAILAALLARQQTGRGQYVDMAMS, encoded by the coding sequence ATGATGCCTTTAGAAGGAATACGAGTGTTGGACCTTTCGCGGTACGCGCCCGGACCGTATTGCACCATGCTGATGGCGGATCTGGGCGCGGATGTGATCGTCGTGGAAGAGCCGCCGGCCGCCGCACGGCGGGTCGATGCCGCGATGGGCGTGAGCGACCGACACAAGGCGTTTCTCGCCATGTACCGCAACAAGCGATCCGTGGCCCTCGATCTGAAGAATGAGGCGATGCGTGAGGCGTTCTTCCGCCTCGTGGACCGAGCCGATGTGGTGGTGGAGGGCTTTCGCCCAGGAGTCACGGCGCGCCTCGGCGTCGACTATGAAACGGTGAGCCGGCGCAACCCGCGCGTCGTCTACTGCTCCATCAGCGGCTACGGTCAGACCGGGCCGCACGCGGGACTGGTGGGGCATGACCTCAACTTCATCAGTCTCGCGGGTGTGCTCGGGATGATCGGTTGGCCGGGCCAGCCGCCGGCGATTCCAGTGAACATCATTGGGGACTTCGCCGCCGGTGGCCTGTTTCCCGCCTTTGCGATTCTGGCCGCGCTGCTCGCCCGCCAACAGACGGGCCGCGGGCAGTACGTCGATATGGCCATGAGCGA